The Chryseobacterium suipulveris genome window below encodes:
- a CDS encoding SPFH domain-containing protein yields the protein MGFLGIIIFFGLVVLFASFFTVKQATAAIVERLGKFHSTRHAGLHLKIPFIDQVAKRMNLRIQQLDVIIDTKTLDNVFIRMKVSVQYQVIKDQVADAFYKLENPENQITSYVFDVVRAEVPKLKLDDVFVRKDDIAIAVKGELQEAMQSYGYDIIKALVTDIDPDEQVKHAMNRINAAEREKTAAEYESEAQKIRIVAVAKAEAESKKLQGQGIADQRREIAKGLQESVEMLNAANINAQEASALIVVTQHYDTLQAIGGNNRSNLVLLPNSPSSASNLLNDLMVSMAATQSMEDITKGKVPPPPTNTF from the coding sequence ATGGGATTTTTAGGAATTATTATCTTTTTCGGACTGGTCGTATTGTTTGCGTCCTTTTTTACGGTGAAACAGGCGACTGCGGCAATTGTGGAGCGTCTCGGCAAATTTCACTCCACGCGTCACGCGGGACTTCACTTGAAGATTCCGTTTATTGATCAGGTTGCAAAACGTATGAACCTAAGAATTCAGCAGTTGGATGTGATTATCGATACTAAAACTTTAGACAATGTTTTTATCAGGATGAAAGTTTCGGTACAGTATCAGGTGATCAAAGATCAGGTTGCTGACGCTTTTTACAAACTCGAAAACCCTGAGAACCAAATTACGTCTTACGTTTTCGACGTGGTTCGTGCGGAAGTTCCGAAACTGAAACTCGACGATGTTTTCGTACGTAAGGACGATATCGCGATTGCTGTGAAAGGCGAACTTCAGGAAGCGATGCAGAGTTATGGTTACGACATCATCAAAGCGTTGGTTACCGACATCGATCCCGATGAACAGGTGAAACACGCAATGAACAGAATCAACGCTGCAGAACGTGAGAAAACTGCTGCAGAATACGAATCCGAAGCTCAGAAAATCAGAATCGTTGCCGTAGCAAAAGCAGAAGCGGAATCCAAAAAACTTCAAGGTCAAGGTATTGCCGACCAAAGGAGGGAGATTGCTAAAGGACTTCAAGAATCCGTGGAAATGCTAAACGCAGCAAACATCAACGCACAGGAAGCATCGGCACTGATTGTGGTAACGCAGCACTACGACACTTTGCAGGCAATCGGGGGAAACAACAGGAGCAACCTTGTTCTCTTGCCCAATTCGCCAAGTTCAGCGAGCAACCTTCTAAATGACTTGATGGTTTCAATGGCCGCAACTCAAAGTATGGAGGATATTACGAAAGGCAAAGTTCCGCCACCACCGACGAATACTTTTTAA
- a CDS encoding APC family permease, translating into MNQLFRRKHYSESDHSSGLLRVLGVWDIVFFGIAAIIGAGSFSSLGEAVFRGGPGVIVLYVICGFACGFTALCYAEFASRIPTAGSAYTYAYASFGELIAWIIGWALIMEYSFGNIYVAFSWSDYFTSFMGRIGIHIPDYLTCSYTEARKAFEGQSINAELINAWKNAPLIGNLKFIVDIPALVINGLITWLCYVGVRESKNFNNLFVLLKLFIILLVIAVGVAYINTGNWFPVSKITGESSFMPNGFSGVMSAVSGVFFAYIGFDALSVLSEETKNPQRNLPRGMIISLILCTAIYIALTLVLTGLVDYRKFDGVGDPLSFIFEKSNANIPWMEFVVSLGAIIAITTVLLVFQMGQPRIWYAMSRDGLMPKKFMEIHPKNNTPSFATIITGIVVGIPILFTDKSFILDFTSIGTIFAFVLVCGGVLLLPTKEKLKGRFHLPYINAKIIFPVLFLGGLAFFYFWQPSFFEHLFEWHDPNEGEFRISIFFFLVINLILCILAFVRNLSLIPLIGLSSCLYLLTGMSHNNWFWFILWFTIGMVIYFSYGYRNSKLNADLNGDLN; encoded by the coding sequence ATGAACCAGCTTTTCAGAAGAAAACATTACAGCGAAAGCGACCATTCATCGGGTTTGCTGCGGGTTTTAGGAGTTTGGGATATTGTCTTCTTCGGGATTGCCGCGATCATCGGTGCGGGAAGTTTCTCCAGTTTGGGTGAAGCCGTTTTCCGTGGCGGTCCAGGTGTGATCGTGTTGTATGTGATCTGTGGTTTCGCGTGCGGATTCACCGCGCTTTGTTACGCAGAATTTGCGAGTAGAATTCCTACCGCAGGTTCCGCCTACACCTACGCTTACGCAAGTTTTGGTGAACTGATCGCGTGGATTATCGGTTGGGCTTTGATTATGGAATACTCGTTCGGAAATATTTATGTGGCGTTTTCGTGGAGTGATTATTTTACCAGTTTTATGGGCCGCATCGGAATCCACATTCCGGATTATCTCACCTGCAGCTACACCGAAGCAAGAAAGGCGTTCGAGGGACAGTCAATCAACGCTGAATTGATCAATGCCTGGAAAAACGCACCATTGATAGGAAATCTGAAATTCATCGTCGATATTCCGGCTTTAGTCATTAATGGTTTGATCACCTGGCTTTGTTATGTGGGAGTGCGCGAGTCGAAAAACTTCAACAACCTTTTTGTGTTGCTGAAACTCTTCATCATACTTCTGGTCATCGCAGTTGGAGTCGCGTATATAAATACTGGAAACTGGTTTCCGGTGAGTAAAATTACGGGCGAAAGTTCGTTTATGCCGAATGGATTTTCGGGAGTGATGAGCGCGGTTTCGGGAGTGTTCTTTGCGTATATCGGCTTCGATGCATTGAGTGTGCTTTCGGAAGAAACCAAGAATCCACAAAGAAACTTACCCCGAGGAATGATTATTTCCCTGATTCTGTGTACCGCAATCTATATTGCTTTGACCTTGGTCTTGACGGGATTGGTCGATTACAGAAAGTTTGACGGTGTCGGTGATCCGCTTTCCTTCATCTTCGAAAAATCCAATGCCAATATTCCTTGGATGGAATTTGTGGTTTCACTCGGTGCGATTATCGCGATTACCACGGTATTGCTGGTTTTCCAAATGGGACAGCCGAGAATTTGGTATGCGATGAGCCGCGACGGTTTGATGCCGAAAAAGTTTATGGAGATTCACCCGAAAAACAATACGCCTTCTTTTGCAACGATCATCACGGGAATTGTGGTGGGAATCCCGATTCTTTTTACCGATAAATCCTTCATCTTGGATTTCACAAGTATCGGAACGATCTTCGCGTTTGTTCTCGTTTGTGGCGGAGTTTTGCTATTACCTACAAAAGAAAAACTGAAAGGCAGGTTCCACCTTCCCTACATCAACGCGAAAATTATTTTCCCAGTGCTGTTTTTGGGCGGACTCGCATTTTTCTATTTCTGGCAACCCTCATTTTTTGAGCACCTTTTCGAGTGGCACGATCCCAACGAAGGCGAGTTTAGGATTTCAATTTTCTTTTTCCTTGTCATTAATTTGATACTTTGTATTTTGGCGTTTGTAAGAAACCTTTCCTTAATTCCGCTGATTGGTTTAAGCTCATGTCTTTATCTTTTAACAGGAATGAGCCACAATAACTGGTTTTGGTTCATTCTTTGGTTTACGATCGGTATGGTTATTTATTTCTCATACGGGTACAGAAACAGCAAGCTCAATGCTGATCTGAACGGTGATTTAAACTAA